A part of Maridesulfovibrio hydrothermalis AM13 = DSM 14728 genomic DNA contains:
- a CDS encoding sigma-54-dependent transcriptional regulator has translation MISHANILIIDDELIARENLVHVLTKEGYNAVAVETGVEALQQLEKNEYELVLTDLMMPGMNGIQILEHIKEMQPTTEVIVITGHATVSTAVVAMQKGAHSYIAKPFNLDELRMQVLKALEQRALSVEVLRLRQVIAQGKQDFPLVGQSESILRLKKTVQQLANMNCNVLIQGETGTGKELIAQGIHMLSSRSDERFMAVNCGTFTAELMDKELFGHEREAFTGAQRGQKGILEVADGGTVFFDEMSELPLNMQVKLLRVLQERTFLRVGGTQEIPVNIRVIAATNCDLKENVKKGTFRQDLFYRLNVVTLSAPPLREHREDIPVLVGHFLEQHRTPEQTITTISQETLDILMNHSFPGNVRELENIAQRALALAKGTVFTPDLLPHDVRNTPLENPLHTLEEVEHRHIEKVMLATGGNKTQAAKILGIDRVSLWRKIKRYSLD, from the coding sequence ATGATCAGCCATGCCAATATACTTATAATCGATGATGAACTTATCGCCCGTGAGAACCTTGTGCATGTTCTGACTAAAGAGGGATATAATGCTGTTGCAGTTGAAACCGGAGTCGAGGCATTGCAGCAGCTGGAAAAAAACGAGTACGAACTGGTTTTAACCGACCTGATGATGCCCGGAATGAACGGCATCCAAATTCTTGAACACATCAAGGAAATGCAGCCGACAACTGAGGTTATTGTGATTACAGGCCATGCCACAGTGTCAACCGCGGTTGTTGCTATGCAGAAAGGCGCACACTCATACATAGCAAAACCTTTCAACCTTGACGAACTGCGCATGCAGGTATTGAAAGCCCTTGAACAAAGAGCACTTTCTGTAGAGGTACTGCGGCTCAGACAGGTTATCGCGCAAGGAAAACAGGATTTCCCTCTGGTTGGACAAAGTGAGTCTATCCTCAGACTGAAAAAGACTGTGCAGCAGCTCGCCAATATGAACTGCAATGTTCTCATTCAAGGAGAAACAGGCACAGGTAAAGAACTCATTGCGCAAGGCATCCACATGCTCAGCAGCAGATCCGATGAACGGTTTATGGCCGTCAACTGTGGAACTTTTACTGCGGAGCTGATGGATAAAGAATTATTCGGGCATGAGAGAGAAGCTTTTACAGGCGCTCAGCGAGGACAAAAAGGAATTCTTGAAGTGGCAGACGGAGGAACCGTTTTTTTTGATGAAATGAGCGAACTGCCATTGAATATGCAGGTAAAACTTTTACGGGTTCTGCAGGAACGAACTTTTCTGCGCGTAGGCGGGACTCAAGAAATACCTGTAAATATCAGGGTCATTGCCGCTACAAACTGTGACCTCAAAGAGAATGTTAAAAAAGGAACCTTCCGTCAGGACTTGTTCTACAGATTAAATGTCGTAACTCTTTCCGCCCCTCCGCTTAGAGAGCACAGGGAAGACATTCCTGTGCTTGTGGGGCATTTTCTGGAGCAGCACAGAACCCCCGAGCAGACTATCACCACGATTTCTCAGGAAACACTGGATATCCTCATGAATCATTCTTTTCCGGGAAATGTGCGTGAACTGGAAAATATTGCTCAACGGGCATTGGCTCTTGCCAAAGGAACAGTTTTCACTCCCGATTTGCTACCGCACGATGTGCGCAACACCCCGCTGGAAAACCCGTTGCATACTCTTGAAGAGGTGGAACACCGTCATATTGAAAAAGTCATGCTGGCAACAGGGGGCAACAAGACTCAAGCCGCAAAAATCCTCGGAATAGACAGAGTATCCCTTTGGCGGAAAATAAAACGATATAGTCTGGACTAA
- a CDS encoding sensor histidine kinase, with translation MPKLNIRQKIIIGIAIFSICFWCIGILSYSNTIQLEREVLLVERVDDLSNIILEIRRTEKNLFLYNDPAIFSQGIKYIDKAETLLLSLMTEFSRPAVREHGVSLKTGLDRYRDLLGKIVLENGPDKTQEQSSTRSLLRESGQNLVEHSRAIASFERKNILNINNNLRTNLLFSIVAIGLVILALVMFVSSNIIRPLRLVQEATKRISLGTFKAIPIKNAHDEIQQVFAALNSMVEQLKKRRQQLVQAQKLSSIGTLASGIAHQLNNPLNNISTSCQILMESEPDRSELADKMMHNIKQETLRSRDIVKGLLEFSREREYSPAPIILDSVVQSAVRLVSSQVPSDISIETNIPEKIILQADRQRLQEAFINLIINAVQAIEPESGTIVISASTHNDNAVITVKDTGTGMSTETLERIFDPFFSTKEVGQGTGLGLYIVYGIVEKHQGKIRAESIPGDSTAFFITLPLAKDKFV, from the coding sequence ATGCCCAAATTAAACATACGGCAAAAAATTATAATCGGTATTGCCATATTCTCCATCTGTTTCTGGTGCATAGGAATACTTTCATATTCGAACACCATCCAGTTGGAACGCGAAGTACTGCTTGTTGAACGTGTTGACGATCTTAGTAATATAATTCTTGAAATACGGCGTACCGAGAAAAACCTTTTCTTATACAATGATCCGGCTATCTTTTCTCAAGGTATCAAATATATTGATAAAGCTGAGACACTTTTACTTTCTCTCATGACCGAATTCAGCCGTCCTGCGGTCAGGGAGCATGGGGTATCGCTTAAAACGGGGCTGGACCGCTACCGCGATCTGCTTGGAAAAATTGTTTTAGAGAACGGCCCGGATAAAACTCAGGAACAAAGCAGCACCCGCAGCCTTCTTCGCGAGTCAGGCCAGAATCTTGTGGAACACTCCCGCGCAATAGCCAGCTTTGAACGTAAAAATATTTTAAATATCAACAACAACTTACGCACTAACCTGTTGTTTTCTATTGTAGCAATAGGACTGGTTATTCTAGCTCTGGTTATGTTTGTCAGTTCAAACATTATCCGTCCACTGCGCTTGGTGCAGGAAGCAACAAAACGAATTTCACTCGGCACTTTTAAAGCTATTCCCATCAAAAATGCGCACGATGAAATTCAACAGGTTTTCGCGGCACTTAATTCGATGGTTGAACAGTTGAAAAAGCGCAGGCAGCAACTGGTGCAGGCTCAAAAGTTATCTTCCATCGGAACTTTAGCTTCGGGTATAGCCCACCAGTTGAATAATCCGCTCAACAACATTTCAACCTCCTGCCAGATTCTGATGGAAAGTGAACCTGACAGAAGTGAACTTGCAGATAAAATGATGCACAACATTAAACAGGAAACCTTAAGGTCAAGAGATATAGTTAAAGGATTGCTGGAATTCTCACGTGAGCGGGAATATTCACCGGCTCCAATTATTCTTGATTCGGTAGTACAATCAGCCGTAAGGCTTGTCTCCAGTCAGGTTCCATCAGACATTTCGATTGAAACAAACATTCCAGAGAAAATAATACTTCAGGCGGACCGGCAGAGATTGCAGGAAGCATTCATCAACCTTATCATCAATGCAGTTCAAGCCATTGAACCAGAATCAGGAACTATAGTTATAAGTGCGTCAACTCATAACGACAATGCTGTGATCACAGTAAAAGACACAGGAACAGGTATGAGCACCGAAACTCTGGAACGCATATTCGACCCATTTTTCTCAACCAAAGAAGTCGGACAGGGTACGGGGCTTGGACTTTATATCGTATACGGTATTGTAGAAAAGCATCAGGGCAAGATCCGTGCTGAAAGCATTCCCGGCGACAGCACTGCATTCTTCATCACCCTGCCTTTAGCAAAGGATAAATTTGTATGA
- a CDS encoding S16 family serine protease, whose protein sequence is MKWFRKKSDNTSQSDPEISSDRKESSPPSDPFADELRKRMESAGLPDHIRIVARDEYERLVKTDKSSPEFALAHNYLEFILSLPWNVTTKDDLDLTRAKDLLDARHYGLSIVKERILEFLAVKSLHSRQHAKILLADDEVIARENLSIIFEGEGFDVTAVANGLEAITAMEKDPADILVTDLKMDGMDGLQLLQEVRRRWPDTGVIMLTGYATVKSAVSAMLKGADQYLGKPVNLTKLRDYVMELLSRNQRIQSLRGPVLCFTGPPGTGKTSIGKAIAEAMGRKFFRLSLAGLRDEAELRGHRRTYVGAMAGRILQGIQKTGVRNPVIMLDEMDKVIGDSQGDATAVLLEMLDPEQNSSFVDNYLGQPFDLSGVLFIATANIVERIPAPLRDRMEEIEFSSYTLSEKQEIATRFLIPSQLRQHGLNPGEVDLQAGAVKKIILDYTREAGLRGLEKQVAALCRKLARKVLDGGESSGVLKVEGADIQNIMGSPPHFTTTAKSAPKVGLATGLVWTENGGEILFVEAAQMRGNKQLILTGSLGDVLQESAQTALSFLRSSFETFNLSPEFFESSDIHVHIPAGAVTKEGPSAGVTITVAILSMLTGRPVRQDVAFSGEISLLGDVLPVGGIREKVMAATRAGIKTVVLPEKCDQAVRSIESEVLENIEVRLVSRLEEVVELALL, encoded by the coding sequence ATGAAGTGGTTTCGTAAAAAAAGTGACAATACGTCACAGTCTGACCCTGAGATTTCTTCTGACCGGAAAGAGTCCAGCCCTCCTTCCGATCCTTTTGCAGATGAATTGCGTAAGCGCATGGAGTCGGCTGGTCTGCCTGATCATATACGTATAGTAGCCCGTGATGAATATGAACGGTTGGTGAAAACAGATAAGTCTTCACCTGAGTTTGCCCTTGCACATAATTATCTTGAATTTATTCTTTCACTGCCTTGGAATGTGACAACAAAAGATGATCTGGACCTGACACGTGCCAAGGATCTTTTGGATGCCCGCCACTACGGTCTCAGCATAGTTAAAGAGCGTATTCTTGAATTTTTAGCGGTTAAAAGTCTGCACAGCCGTCAGCATGCGAAAATTCTGCTGGCCGATGACGAAGTTATTGCCCGTGAAAACCTTTCTATAATATTTGAGGGTGAAGGTTTTGATGTAACGGCGGTTGCGAACGGCCTTGAAGCAATTACTGCGATGGAGAAAGATCCTGCTGATATATTGGTAACCGACCTGAAAATGGACGGCATGGACGGTCTTCAGCTTCTTCAGGAGGTCCGCCGCCGCTGGCCTGATACCGGTGTGATTATGCTCACGGGATATGCCACTGTGAAGAGTGCCGTATCTGCTATGCTGAAGGGGGCTGATCAATATCTCGGTAAACCAGTTAATCTGACGAAGCTGCGTGACTATGTCATGGAACTGCTCAGCAGGAATCAGCGAATTCAAAGTTTACGCGGTCCTGTTCTTTGTTTCACCGGTCCTCCCGGTACAGGTAAAACTTCCATCGGCAAGGCTATAGCCGAGGCGATGGGGCGCAAATTCTTTCGTCTGTCGCTTGCCGGTCTGCGCGATGAAGCTGAGCTGCGTGGACACCGCCGTACCTACGTCGGGGCTATGGCCGGAAGAATTTTACAGGGAATCCAGAAAACGGGAGTACGTAATCCGGTTATAATGCTGGATGAGATGGATAAAGTTATCGGAGACTCTCAGGGCGACGCCACTGCGGTGTTGCTGGAAATGCTGGACCCGGAGCAAAATTCATCTTTCGTGGATAATTATCTGGGGCAACCCTTTGACCTTTCCGGTGTTCTGTTTATTGCAACGGCAAATATTGTTGAACGTATTCCTGCTCCTCTTCGCGACCGTATGGAGGAAATTGAATTTTCGAGCTATACTTTAAGCGAAAAACAGGAGATTGCCACCCGTTTTTTAATTCCGTCACAATTGCGTCAGCATGGATTGAACCCGGGCGAAGTTGATTTGCAGGCCGGAGCTGTAAAAAAAATAATTTTAGACTACACTAGAGAAGCTGGCTTGCGAGGTCTGGAAAAACAGGTTGCTGCACTATGCCGCAAGCTTGCCCGCAAGGTTTTGGATGGCGGAGAGAGTTCGGGGGTGTTGAAGGTTGAGGGGGCGGATATTCAAAACATCATGGGATCTCCGCCGCATTTTACCACTACCGCAAAATCTGCACCCAAAGTAGGGCTGGCCACAGGGCTGGTCTGGACTGAAAATGGTGGTGAAATATTGTTTGTTGAAGCGGCTCAGATGCGTGGAAACAAGCAATTGATTTTAACTGGATCTCTGGGGGATGTTTTGCAGGAATCTGCGCAAACGGCTCTCAGCTTTCTCCGCAGCAGTTTTGAAACATTTAATCTTTCGCCGGAGTTTTTCGAGTCCTCAGATATACATGTTCATATTCCAGCCGGAGCTGTTACCAAAGAGGGGCCTTCAGCAGGAGTAACTATCACAGTTGCAATCCTTTCTATGCTTACCGGTCGGCCCGTACGTCAGGATGTGGCTTTTAGCGGGGAGATTTCTTTGCTCGGTGACGTACTGCCTGTCGGGGGAATACGGGAAAAAGTTATGGCTGCAACACGGGCGGGAATAAAAACCGTCGTGTTACCTGAAAAGTGTGATCAAGCTGTACGCAGTATTGAATCTGAGGTTCTGGAAAATATAGAAGTCCGGCTAGTGAGCAGACTTGAGGAAGTTGTAGAACTGGCTCTACTTTGA